DNA from Brassica napus cultivar Da-Ae chromosome C4, Da-Ae, whole genome shotgun sequence:
CACCGTGTACGTACGTGCCGTGCCTTCTCCTTCAATATTTTTTCCCGGGTGATGATCGATggtctttattttattattattaattatatgcaATTTCAAGATTATTTCAAGGCCAAAcaggttttgttttgttttttgttttcctaCATTTATCTCTGATTTTATGACgtaatctgatttttttttcttgcacaAATCCCCACTGATTTAAAATAGTGAAAACGTAGTTTTTAGTATGAAATATCCTTTTTGGTATAATTTCAAAGTTATAAACTTAGAATCTGTTACTGATAAGATGAAAAAGATTAATTATAGTCCTGATTCCTGAATATAGGAGCTATCATTAAGatttattttcaataattaattatttatgttgATTTTATCCAACtttaaaactttcaaaattgtttttatgtGGATATATCTAAATTTAGGGATTATATAGATTTATGTAGATTGacttattttcataaatatatattttttaattaggaATCAAGTAGGGATTACAATTTCCTgtatttattctaaattttaatCAGGATAAATTAATGTCATGTAACTATGTCATTAATCaggattaaaaaaaatgtcatgCGTTCGTGTATTTAGTAGCTAGCTTGTGGTTATATTCATTCCGTAGCCATCTCTACAGAAAATGGTGGTTACACCAATGACGAATTAGCATTAGCTAAGTCTTTGCTATCGCGTCTTTAGGTTGATGTTAACCTGACGTAATCATAACGTATTTAAGTGAGAACTTCTCTTAATCATATAGCATATTTGCGAAAAAAGTCTACCTAAATCAAAGAAGACTTGCATgactatttataaaatatgcTCTTCTTCTGCGTTAACCTTAGCACACTTCTAAAATCTGCTGAATGTTTCAATCAGAGCAACatgttataattttatacaaaagaaaatccataaatatatgttttaatttgatAGGGATTGAAAATGACGACATGCAATTCAGTTTTCAAGACTAGGCATACTAACACGTGCTTAAAATGGCATGTTGCAAGCAGTCAATATGAGCCGGTTATAAAATGTTTGctacatgtttttctttttcagtaATTGTGATTTCAACTTCTGAGCATTGATTATGATACATCTTATTTTACTCTAAACCCCTACTAATATCTATGTCTTTTCATGATCCTTAGATGTAGTCCAATTATACCCAATGGAGAGGGTTAAGGTCCCCTTGAATTCCCCATGTGGGATACTTTATCCGAATAACAGCAAGGCGGATCAGACCATGATCAAGACAATAGAAATGACAGAGACAAAGTTGTTAGTCCAGTTGTGGGACGCAATGGTGACAACCCGAGAGAGGACCGAAGCCCCCATTGATGATGATTACGAGCCTAACTGTGCTTCCCATAGAGTCAACTGTGCTTCCCATAGAGTCACCTTGACTCTAATAGCTCGCCGCCTCAGGTTGCAGGCACTCTAGCATGTTGTACTATTTGAttgttttggatgttttttgTTCAGGTTAATTACACAATATGTTTTTAAGACATAATGGTTTGGTTTTCAATTTCAGACAATTGGCAAATGTTGTTGAAAGTATAAGGATGATTAAAATTTCAACTTGAGAAGACATGAGTTTGTAACTGGTAAGCTTTAGTGAAGAAAGATGGCCAACAAAGATACGTACACATGATGCTACTAACCGTGGCTGCTCCAACAATCATGTTCATCACAACGATCTGTAGCTGAATAGCTTCAAGAGGCGACGCTCCGCCCATTATCATACCGGTCATCGCCCCTGGTAGAGAGATCAAACCAACGGTTTTGCAGCTATCCAAAACCGGAGATAGAGATGTCACCAAAGCTCTCTTCACCTGTTGCAGCGTAGCTTGTCGTGGTGTTGCTCCTAGTGCTAATGCCGTCTCCACCTATGGTTTTCCGCACATCAATTAAACCGGAAACTTAGTTCGATTAAGTTTGGTAAaatcaatgttctaaaaattggtCATAGCAAACAATTTTCTTAAGATCTGATTTATGTGATTCAAATCGATTTAAAGCtttataaattgattaaaacacTCTAAATCTGTTTACATCAAGATAAATTAGTCTAAATCTCTTAAATCAAGCAATAATGTTCCTTAAAATccacaaatttgtctaatttattttcttcgtttttgtatatctaatttttatgatttgtaaaaactattttataatataacttaaaaactagaatatataacataaatgtaaaatatataaaaataaatcaatttgtTAACAATTATGCTCTGCCTAGACTTACAAACAATCCGCATAGTTGATAAAAAGCTCCTAGTAACTTTTTGAACTTGGTTCGGTTAAGTTTGGTAAAACGTAAAAGTAAAATATGTACCAGGTTAAGTTGCATCTTGATGTCATCTCGTAGCTGTTTCATTGTAACTCCAATGACCGTCATGGCGTTCCCAACCATCATCCCCGCCACAGGGATCATATACCTCGGAGTGAAAGGAAAGACGTTGAGGACAACAAGCAGAAACATTGTTATACCTGTTCCGGCGAGGATAGAAACCCCGGCCACGTACTTTCCACGTGGAACGTGCTTGGCACGTTGTCCGGCGGTGTAACCAGCGACGAAGACCATGAAGAGATAAGCGAGGATGATCCAGCCTGCGTTTTCTTGGTTAAAGATGAACTGAAGAACGAATCCGATAACAGAGAGCTGAAGAAACGATCTGAAAACAGAGTAAATCATTTCTCCTTCCAAAGAGAGGTTCTGTGAGTAGGAGAGAGCCACGGCTAGCAGGACCACGGCGAGCGCCGCCGCGGGCTTCACCATGTTTCTGAGATACTCGATCAGCCATTCGTAGTCCTTGAGGAAAGTTGCTACCCAGTCTAGATCCATGCCtcgctctctttttttttttttcttcttttgtcgTTTTGGTAGTGGTGGAGAGGTGGGAATAATAGTGGACAACAAGTTACAAAGGAGTGGAAAAAGAAGACACTTTCCACTCATCTTTTAATCATCGACTCATGTAGTCATGTGTTGGATTCGATCACTTTAGTTGTAGACATCTTTGTTTCTGCATTAtcagataaataatttaaaaatcgaTGTTTATTCAATGCTTCTCAATATTTAAGAAAACGCTAGACTTAACTAGAGTTATTGATTAGACGAACGTTTAGATCGTTTTTTGTACATCtaaacagattttttttcaaagttaTTTCGTTTAAGTTGAACTTATCGACCATGTGAACTAGACCGTCTAGAACGATTTTTAAACACTGAAAATTCCAGTTAGCACTTAACAGTAAATAgctaaaatatgaagaaaataatgtaataaaaacGAATAGAATAGAAAATAAGATAAGTTCAGTTGCCACCTACAATAAATAACACAGTTGATGtgtttctctattttaaaaagttacctAATTACGTGTACAATAAATAACACAGTTGATGtgtttctctattttaaaaagttaactAATTAcatgtttttcttaaaaaaactgGCCTAACTGATTACGTGTTAAGCAAGAACTAGTGATGGATTGCTCAAACAGCTTTGCATTGCAGAGAAGTTGACTTTTAAAAACGACCGTTATCCAAACCTGAATTAAATACAATATCAATCGTGCAAACTCATACTTCAGAAgttaaattataaaccaaaaaaagttATTGTAAGAGTGACTCcacttttcattattttattttcacttaaattattatatacaacTCCTGGGTGCATTTTACCACACTATACAGCCATATTCACTTGATTTcgtcttgattaataaattaattcaaaGTCTTTTCGTATAGTTATAGAGTTGAAAACgttaaaagtaaaaaagacGCCGATGTGTGTAAAAGATAAAGTCTATTGTAATATTATTGACTTATCTGTTATGTGTTGTATTAGAGAGGTTCCATGAGATCTACAAGACAATGAAGAACATAAACAATCTCTACTATTCTACAGTTACTACCATCTTCAGCTTTAAACATGAAAACATCGTTATCAATCTCAATCCAACTACACCCTGGATTCGTCTTCAGCCCTTTATCTTTCATCGCTTTCCTCACCATCGCCGCCTCTTTATAGTACCTCACACTAGCGTAAAGATTCGCCAGCTGGACATGCGTGGCTGCACATTCAGGTTCAAGCATCAGCCGTTCCTCTGCAGCTCTGATTCCCGTCCAGACATCTCCGTGAACACGgcaagagaaaagaagagatcCCCATATCACTGCGTTTGGTTCCATCGGCATGGTTTCGATCAGCTCTAAGGCTTCTTGCAGCAGACCAAACCTCCCGAGAAGATCTATAAGACAAGAGTAATGGTTGAGCTGTGGTTTCAAGCCGCGTTCAGACATCGAATTGAAGAACTCTCTTCCTTCTTTTACCATACCAGCGTGTCTGCAAGATGAGAGGACTCCAAGATACGTGATTGCATCAGGCTTTGTCCCACTTTTGGCCATCACTACTTCAAAAAGCTCGATTGCTTGCGTCGCAAGTCCGTGCTGCGCGTAACCAGCAATCATAGAGTTCCAAGAGACGACATCTTTGTCTAAAAACTGGTCAAAGACACGGAAAGCATCCTTCAAGTCTCCGCATTTACAGTACATCGAGATGAGAGCGTTTGAGATATGGAGACAAGACTTGAAACCTGTCTTAAGCGTCTGGCAATGAACGCTTTTTCCTTGCCCTAACGCTCCGCTTCCAGTACAAGCGCTCAAAAGAGCAGTGAACGTGTAATCATTCGGTTGTTCGGAGGTTGAGTTTTTCATCTTTGAATAAAGCTTCAAGCAGATATCCACACGCCACTCCTGCGCAAACCCTGAGATCATAGCCGTCCACGAAACCACGTTCTTCTCAGGCATTTCAACGAACAACTTATGTGCATTATCTATCTCGCCAGAATCTCTGTACAAAACGACCAAAGAGCTTCCTACGTATACATCTGAGGCAAACCCACTTTTTAAAGCTAAGCAATGAAACCCAGACCCGGTTCGAAAGTCACGATCCGACCCGCAAGAGCTCACGTTGGAAGACAAACCATAAGCATCGAAACTACACTTGAGAACTGAAGAATGCTCGAGAATAACTTCTTCCAGGACGCTTGAGACTCCATGTTTGGTTCTTGAGAGGCCATGATCATCTCTGAGATGCTTCGAATCTGTTCGCAGAAAGTCCGTAACGATTCCAAGATTGTTCTGGCGACTCGAAGTTCCACCTGGTtttgaatatatgatgtttAGAACTCTCAGAGCGCGAGCTCGTCTGTCGACCTCACTTGCGTCGTTCGATATAGCACGATTCAGTGAACGAACTCGAGAATGATATTTTCTCAGACAAGACATGAAACTCAACGAGTCTTGTCGATTCCGACACTTCACTTCCCTTTGGATAAATAGATACAATTACATATGGGTGTAAGCCAATTTAAAAGCCCACTTAATTGCCTCTTGTTGGGATGTTAATGATAGTGACTTCTGTGACACTTGGTGAATAATCGTATAACAATGTAACCATCCTGTAATCAAAAATAGttaaactgcaaaaaaaaattatttaggttacgatttttttaaaaaattcgcGGAATGATGAAATACATGTTaaattgatcaaaaaatttatatagtatttactttgttataaagaaaaacaaaatgtgaaaataactaaaatttattaaaagtaCTCTAGTTcctattataaatatttagctTATCTTTCAATacgttttaataataaattgacATTTTATAATACTACAAAACAATTTATAGTATAACTTTATTTACAACATAGCTATTTACCACTACAAAAATTAttgctatttatttaaaatttaaaatgttattagcATATAATTTAATGATATGAAAGtgttaattttgtaaaattttccACAACAATATACTAAAACTCACTTTTCCACCTAATGAAAATtctctttatatttttgtcagCAAAAACACAAACCTGcgtttttgcattttttttttcattctgcAACTTTTCTTGGTAAAATACTTGCGGAATTGCGTTTGAAACGTGATTCCGCCATTCCGCAAGGTTACCAATCAAAGCCAATATGGTTTAGTAATTAATTTTCCTTTGGAATTAACGTCAAACAAGATTAGGGATAAGTTTATGTCATTAATTTAACAAATAGGATGATTCCTCTTGTTCACTCACATGaatatttatcaaatcatataatataaacaaaaccTTGCAGTAAAAAGTTgattttatactttttttcttgaaaaggtCTTCTTGATGTGAGATATTACCACGCACGAGAACTGCAGATTTCTGTGTCTTTTAGTTATCCAAAACAACAAAGGTAACAAAAAGTCCAATCCCATATCCCTTGTCGTTTTGCTTACACACACACACTGTCCTTTTGCTAACAATCAGAGTTATTTACTGTCCCTACATCACAGGAGGGTTTTAGGTTCATTTCACTCCTCTCTCTGAAGTGAATGGATTTGAATCTGTTTTTCAATTTGGACTTCAGAATATTCTTGAGTTTTTCTTTGGAAGAGTGTCGTGGTAAGTTGATTTTTTTAAGGTATGATGTTGATATGTTCTTTATTAAATGAATGTAATGTAAATCATAATGACATGATCTAGCAACACATTGGTCTTACCATTGTTAGTTTACCTTTTTGCAGCTAGTTGTGAGTTGAGCTTTATAAGCGTTAACCAATTAGGTTCTCGTTGTTGAATAAATAAAGAACCATATGACGACGATTGATCTGATAACTGTGGAGTGTCTAAGAGGGAGACTACTTGCAGAGAGGCAAGTTTCAAGGTCTGCTAAAGAAGAAGCAGAGCTCATTACCAGAAGGGTAATAACTACTTGTTTAGGAAACATTTTTTCCCACTTTTTTTTCTAGATCTGTATGATCAAGAACCATGAAAGATGCATTTTTGTTACTTAAGTATAAAGAGAGATTCACTTGCTCTGTTCTCTTTTCTTATAACATTGGACCGAAGAGGAGCTGTTTTTTCTTTAGCTTTTAGTGTCATCTGTGTTTGGTTAAAAGCTAATCTTTTGAAAACAGATGAAAGAGCTGGAGAAACATCTGAAAGAAGAGATCAGATTAAGGGAGAAAGCAGAGAAGAGACTCAAGTTTCTGATGAAAAAGCTTGAATTCATTAAAGGATCATCACACTGTTCTGAGGATTCAGAGCAATCCAGTTCATCTGAAGCTTCTTGTTTGTCATCAGTTTCCACTTCAGcaaccaaagaagaagaaaaagaatctCATGAAAATGGATTTGTGGAGGAAGATGAAATTAATCAAGCAACCGTTGAAAAAGAGTCACGTTCAAAGCTCATAGATCTTTCTTCTGGTGAAGAGAGTGTTGTTGCTTCATCCTCAAGTCATGAAGGACAATCCCAGTTGGTATTGATTTTTTCTGAGCGCTCAAAATACATCTTAAgagttcaaaattttaaaccgAGAAGTTCATGTTATGTTGTATTTCATTTCATTATAACTTATAAGTGGGTAGTTATTAGTTATCCCTAACTATTATGAGTTAGCGTTGACATTATCATGTTGTAAACCTATTGGTTTTGATGCATTAGTAATGgttttatgaaataaaatttacattttaaatgtgTCTAGTGGACGACAATGAACGATATCTTACGTTCTTATAACATTAAACCAGGTTACAAATAGCGTGACAAAAAGTACGTATAGCATGCCAGTACAGCAATTTCTAAATCCAAACATTGCTTATAAGTCTCATAGATCGTAATAGAGATTAACAGACCTAAACCGATTTGCATGTCTATATACGATATGATCATGGTTAAGCTtcaactaggtgataacccCACATCTTGCTCGGGATGAAATATCTACAATAATGACATGTTTgcaatttaaaatcaattatgtatttgtaatttttgtttatttttctacgTAAAACAACGtgtttcaaatttaataaagcataaatatgatacaaaatattaaataatgtttttgttgtttttattttagtgatttGATGGTGGTAGCTTTTTaaagattgagtttgtttttttgtttacttcATCATAATtgattttacatttataaaaacgtaatataattttacattcaaTTTTATTCAGCCTATTTTACAgattcttaaaatctatgtaaaGCCTAAAACGAATTCAAATGGACTGAACTAAAAATATAACCTTTTCTTTCAGAGTTTCAATGGAAAGAATCGAAATCATTCTCTCTCGGCAaaacgaagaaaaaaaagagtatgaTATGCAACCAAATTTTGCTCAAACTATTCTGtaacattatatatacaaatatataaaatttgcaGGAATTCCTCCGTTTTCATTTTCCTTTtccaatatttattttcataaaaataatctcatttttctttttaatacatTAAATTACTAAACATCAAAGGAAATAGTTTAATGCTTATTTATTTCCATATTTGAATTTgatgatatatattaaagtatTGAGTGGTATATTTAATATCACTTTTTAATAATTCTAGTAAAGTCACTCCAATCATAAAGAGAGACTGAAGAACGCTCATACGTAAGcatgtttttcaaaattgtCATTTATCCAATGTtctatgattaatatataaaggacTAGATATAACGAGATACTGGATGTGATTGGTAAGAGCTGTGATTTCATTTTTTGGCAGTAGAAATATTGATGTGACTTTTTTGGATTTGGCtctatatttttaacttttaaagtcTTTAAATTTGGGCTGTAAGAATTTGTTTCTGCAGAgcaattataaaaacataaattaaaaaagtgtTGTGGACTTAAAAAAAGAGCCgtgagtttaaaaaaatatataaattaagattGGTGTAGATTTAAAACCGTGGATATAATTGTGGCTGCGAATAGGAACAACAACAATAACGAAGCAGATCCACTAATAGTAGTATAGTTAAGGCGTCCATTTCCAGATTTTAGAGATactatatctatctatctatctatatatataaagaaatgttcgcctctcTCCCGTGAAGCCACATCATCAATTCGTGCGTTTTAggagtgacacgtgtcccattttatatttaggaccaaaataaatgaatgcagtTAAGGGTAA
Protein-coding regions in this window:
- the LOC106396357 gene encoding pentatricopeptide repeat-containing protein At2g37320-like isoform X1 is translated as MSCLRKYHSRVRSLNRAISNDASEVDRRARALRVLNIIYSKPGGTSSRQNNLGIVTDFLRTDSKHLRDDHGLSRTKHGVSSVLEEVILEHSSVLKCSFDAYGLSSNVSSCGSDRDFRTGSGFHCLALKSGFASDVYVGSSLVVLYRDSGEIDNAHKLFVEMPEKNVVSWTAMISGFAQEWRVDICLKLYSKMKNSTSEQPNDYTFTALLSACTGSGALGQGKSVHCQTLKTGFKSCLHISNALISMYCKCGDLKDAFRVFDQFLDKDVVSWNSMIAGYAQHGLATQAIELFEVVMAKSGTKPDAITYLGVLSSCRHAGMVKEGREFFNSMSERGLKPQLNHYSCLIDLLGRFGLLQEALELIETMPMEPNAVIWGSLLFSCRVHGDVWTGIRAAEERLMLEPECAATHVQLANLYASVRYYKEAAMVRKAMKDKGLKTNPGCSWIEIDNDVFMFKAEDGSNCRIVEIVYVLHCLVDLMEPL
- the LOC106396357 gene encoding pentatricopeptide repeat-containing protein At2g37320-like isoform X2, which encodes MSCLRKYHSRVRSLNRAISNDASEVDRRARALRVLNIIYSKPGGTSSRQNNLGIVTDFLRTDSKHLRDDHGLSRTKHGVSSVLEEVILEHSSVLKCSFDAYGLSSNVSSCGSDRDFRTGSGFHCLALKSGFASDVYVGSSLVVLYRDSGEIDNAHKLFVEMPEKNVVSWTAMISGFAQEWRVDICLKLYSKMKNSTSEQPNDYTFTALLSACTGSGALGQGKSVHCQTLKTGFKSCLHISNALISMYCKCGDLKDAFRVFDQFLDKDVVSWNSMIAGYAQHGLATQAIELFEVVMAKSGTKPDAITYLGVLSSCRHADLLGRFGLLQEALELIETMPMEPNAVIWGSLLFSCRVHGDVWTGIRAAEERLMLEPECAATHVQLANLYASVRYYKEAAMVRKAMKDKGLKTNPGCSWIEIDNDVFMFKAEDGSNCRIVEIVYVLHCLVDLMEPL
- the LOC106396358 gene encoding protein ALUMINUM SENSITIVE 3-like, which encodes MSGKCLLFPLLCNLLSTIIPTSPPLPKRQKKKKKKRERGMDLDWVATFLKDYEWLIEYLRNMVKPAAALAVVLLAVALSYSQNLSLEGEMIYSVFRSFLQLSVIGFVLQFIFNQENAGWIILAYLFMVFVAGYTAGQRAKHVPRGKYVAGVSILAGTGITMFLLVVLNVFPFTPRYMIPVAGMMVGNAMTVIGVTMKQLRDDIKMQLNLVETALALGATPRQATLQQVKRALVTSLSPVLDSCKTVGLISLPGAMTGMIMGGASPLEAIQLQIVVMNMIVGAATVSSIMCTYLCWPSFFTKAYQLQTHVFSS
- the LOC106392598 gene encoding uncharacterized protein LOC106392598, with amino-acid sequence MTTIDLITVECLRGRLLAERQVSRSAKEEAELITRRMKELEKHLKEEIRLREKAEKRLKFLMKKLEFIKGSSHCSEDSEQSSSSEASCLSSVSTSATKEEEKESHENGFVEEDEINQATVEKESRSKLIDLSSGEESVVASSSSHEGQSQLVLIFSERSKYILRVQNFKPRSSCYVVFHFIITYKWVVISYP